From Medicago truncatula cultivar Jemalong A17 chromosome 7, MtrunA17r5.0-ANR, whole genome shotgun sequence, a single genomic window includes:
- the LOC11409690 gene encoding uncharacterized protein, with amino-acid sequence MFDNKVFFTYKRRRHSQSRSFVLENQQNSVGEDARDCSLSKQAKLTNEKTSEKHEEKSTDTSDGQKPCFECIKQPNHSTPLPVQRPGVLVPEPGELGISDETEMTVTTNESFLTRQPCEDNSKKDVDEFPPTKKASQNGSDTQKNSFVGENSGNECDNGSNINNISPSAELDAGNDFNLINSETSIPKEISAACDNESLVLNKSTDRSTESPSEDNFRNQSEEKVAQTNLAGPLITYRCYKRKRSMDGTDKENIPVLTKWSMLANANPDSCDESSCDESPANNVLDLNQSVEISEREKPLGHTQDETSCRSSSRVFLTDLNQSVELSERGELDQTQEKVRNADTPGTSGVVSETCMTQVGEQPGHGEDIVKTDPHMSGTEVPSQNSLMHKEAEHVDKDCEGIPVNVDSRDLCHASTTADQELEELQPSVKKAIQNVPSNDMKKSGGHQPQFVLPADSAEENTVEVNLGSDKHSLPLAMRTLLAKSDSTSSRSVIVENQVTQLAFLNSSNTKVISEGKTIDDVCSSITQSQSEQMPTVSLSLGLSLPVEHETRGCLSTLPLFNLTSGTRDIVQDGLCQSSTNRKPLHLRHKAVLDNIVSKTRASNERGKFQENYKPHPIMWSEEELDFLWIGVRRHGRGNWDAMLRDPRLRFSPLRVPWDLAERWEEEQLKLLKDSVPHFMHPNTERAVAAAALQGNTCFLDPKSGTWRQNTMEETTLSPEDAFSYRESNPLKKSLARSFLQSNTTVRGLAPNIHSGRASYNNNIDKFELGFFSSPGSSSISRENSYSNDYPFNCSTAKNNLPQWLREAINTPPMSVEPNLSAEHCFDAGGKSGFLPQNHLTGLKTNEVHISNASHYSTYSRRKYGTLKMNKSLEHHVSKQDNLIVIDSDTSSEETISDDHRASLKI; translated from the exons ATGTTTGACAACAAAGTATTTTTTACCTACAAAAGAAGGCGACACTCTCAAAGTAGAAGTTTTGTGCTTGAAAATCAGCAAAATTCAGTTGGTGAAGATGCCCGTGATTGTTCTTTATCTAAACAAGCCAAGCTTACTAATGAGAAGACATCagaaaaacatgaagaaaaatcAACG GATACTAGTGATGGACAAAAGCCGTGCTTTGAATGCATCAAACAACCAAATCATTCAACGCCACTTCCAGTTCAAAGGCCAGGTGTCCTGGTCCCGGAACCAGGGGAGCTTGGAATTTCTGATGAAACAGAAATGACAGTTACTACGAACGAATCCTTTTTAACAAGACAGCCATGTGAGGATAACTCCAAGAAGGATGTTGATGAATTTCCCCCAACAAAGAAGGCTTCACAGAATGGTTCTGACACACAGAAAAATTCTTTTGTAGGTGAAAACTCTGGTAATGAATGTGACAATGGTTCTAATATAAACAATATTTCCCCGTCAGCTGAATTGGATGCTGGGAATGATTTCAATTTAATCAACTCAGAGACATCCATTCCAAAGGAAATCAGTGCTGCATGTGACAATGAATCTCttgttttgaataagtcaaCAGATAGATCTACTGAGTCACCCTCGGAAGATAATTTTAGGAACCAATCTGAAGAAAAGGTAGCACAGACGAACTTGGCCGGTCCATTAATAACCTATCGAtgttataaaagaaaaaggagtATGGATGGGACTGATAAGGAAAACATTCCAGTGCTAACCAAGTGGAGTATGCTTGCAAATGCTAATCCTGATTCTTGTGATGAATCATCTTGTGATGAGTCTCCTGCAAATAATGTACTAGACCTTAACCAATCAGTTGAAATTTCGGAAAGAGAGAAGCCACTGGGTCACACTCAAGATGAGACATCTTGTAGAAGCAGTTCTAGGGTTTTTCTAACAGATCTTAATCAATCGGTGGAGCTTTCTGAAAGAGGGGAGCTTGATCAAACTCAAGAAAAA GTGAGAAATGCTGACACTCCAGGTACTAGTGGAGTTGTTTCTGAAACCTG TATGACACAAGTGGGAGAGCAACCGGGTCATGGGGAAGACATAGTGAAAACGGACCCCCATATGTCTGGAACAGAAGTTCCAAGCCAGAATTCTCTGATGCACAAGGAAGCCGAACATGTTGATAAGGATTGCGAAGGAATCCCTGTCAATGTTGATTCTAGAGATCTCTGTCATGCTTCCACAACTGCTGACCAAGAACTAGAAGAGTTGCAACCCTCTGTGAAAAAAGCCATTCAAAATGTTCCAAGCAATGACATGAAGAAAAGTGGAGGGCACCAACCTCAGTTTGTCCTGCCTGCTGACTCTGCAG AAGAGAACACTGTTGAAGTGAACCTTGGCTCTGACAAGCATTCCCTTCCCTTGGCGATGAGAACTCTTTTAGCCAAATCTGACTCTACAAGCAGTAGATCTGTCATTGTTGAAAATCAAGTTACTCAACTGGCATTTTTAAACTCCAGCAATACGAAG GTGATTTCAGAAGGAAAGACTATCGATGATGTCTGCTCAAGTATTACTCAATCTCAGTCAGAACAAATGCCAACTGTTTCTCTTTCTTTGGGTTTATCTCTACCTGTGGAGCATGAGACTAGAGGTTGTTTGTCTACACTGCCTTTGTTTAATTTAACCTCTGGAACTAGAGATATTGTCCAAGATGGATTGTGTCAGTCTTCAACGAACCGGAAACCATTGCATCTCCGGCACAAGGCAGTACTTGACAACATTGTAAGCAAAACAAGAGCTTCAAATGAAAGAGGAAAATTTCAGGAAAATTACAAGCCGCACCCTATAATGTGGTCTGAAGAGGAGTTGGATTTTCTCTGGATTGGTGTGAGAAGACATGGTAGGGGCAATTGGGATGCTATGCTCAGGGATCCTAGATTGCGGTTTTCACCATTAAGGGTACCATGGGACCTTGCTGAGAGATGGGAGGAGGAACAACTTAAACTTTTGAAAGATAGTGTTCCACACTTCATGCATCCAAATACAGAAAGAGCGGTGGCGGCGGCAGCGTTGCAAGGAAACACTTGCTTCTTAGATCCAAAATCAGGTACTTGGAGACAAAATACTATGGAGGAGACTACTTTATCACCTGAAGATGCATTTTCTTACAGGGAAAGCAACCCCTTGAAGAAATCTCTTGCGAGGTCATTTCTTCAAAGTAACACCACTGTACGTGGTCTTGCGCCAAATATTCATTCTGGTAGAGCTtcttacaacaacaacatagataAGTTTGAATTAGGATTTTTCAGTTCTCCAGGAAGCTCGAGTATTTCTAGGGAAAATTCTTATTCAAATGATTATCCATTTAATTGTTCGACTGCAAAGAATAATCTGCCACAATGGCTCAGAGAAGCAATCAATACTCCTCCAATGTCTGTAGAGCCAAATCTGTCTGCAGAGCATTGCTTTGATGCTGGTGGTAAGTCAGGCTTTCTGCCTCAAAATCATTTGACTGGTTTGAAGACAAATGAGGTACATATCTCAAATGCTTCTCACTATTCAACCTATTCAAGAAGAAAATATGGGACGCTGAAAATGAACAAGTCTCTTGAACATCATGTCAGCAAACAAGACAATTTGATTGTTATTGACAGCGACACATCTTCCGAAGAGACTATATCTGACGATCACCGTGCCAGCTTGAAGATTTGA